The DNA region ATCGATGGCTCTAGGAAGAAGAGCATATTCGCGGCCATCAATTAGCCACTTGTCTTAACTTTCTGACCTCTCACAGGGAGCTATCGATCGGAGGCGGGCGGGGAGATcagggctaaaaaaaaaaacctaactttGGCTCGGAGGCGCCGTGACCTGGACTCGGGAAAACTCCGAGGGTGCCTCAGAGGCGAGCAAAGGCCGAAAGCGCGGCTGCGCTCGAGAAAGACTCTGAATTCACTCCATTTAGACCATGTTTTTTGGcaatgccccacctaagcatctctaaaatccttatccccccccccctgacatataattcttacttcactcaaaaagtgaactctactcacgtggaggaagcctaaaaggtcaTTAACTTGATTTAAACCAGGTTCAAATTGCCACCATTAAAAAATCAAATAgggccccacgttgggaaccactgctttagacccTAAAGGCTAAGTGGGCGTTTGAAGCACCCTCTCCCCGTTCCTTGTCTAGAAAGAGAAAGCTGAACAAAATGCAGAGCTATTTTGGGGGGATATCTAGCGAGCGGGTTGGGACTTCTGGATCACCGCACCAAGAAAAGACGCTCAAGGGGGGGATCTATTTCCAGGACGTTAGTGCGGAGACTTGGGGGGGATCTGCGTGCACTTGCTTGCCCGTGCTGTCTGACTGTCtttctcacacagagagagatttgCACACTTAAAAGGAAGGATAAGGGAGAGCCGGGAGTTAACCCACTAGAATAAATGCAGTCTGCATTTGCAAACTACAGTGCTAGAGTACACCAATTTGCAAACTAGAGTGTTAGAGTACACCAATTCACGCCAGCCTCCAAAAACACAAAACCCCGAAACGCAGGTAGGAAAATGAGAGGCGGTGCGTGAAGCACCCTTACCTATCATGTACCGCGTTTTCTTTTGCGGAGTTGCAGAGTTCTAATACTGTACTTTGCCGGTTTAATGCCTTTTAGGGggtctcctcttcccccccctttccccccatctctttttctcctcctaatGAGTCCGAGGAGGCTCTTTcggttaagaaagagttaaaaagtttTGGTCCCAGCTGACAGTCAGCTGATTGGCCCCTGATTGACAGCTTTGAAAAGTTTCCTTGTTTCTATACTATTATGctaatgaggagccggattggcGGGCGCAGATTGGAGTCTGATCCCGATAGGAGCGTGACGTCAGGCACACTATAAAACTCAGCAATGCTTTTAAACTGTCCTCCCGGTtcatctctttaaaatattttttcatcttGCCGTTGAAGCTGGGGAGTCGAGGGGTTATTATTTTCCCCCCActtatctttctttctcccctttgcGGAACTTGTGGAGGAAGCGCCTGAATCCTCTCGCTTTCCGAACTCTCACCTCCTTTTTAGAAATTGCAATTTAGCGAACCTAcctgctcttattttatttttatttttttaaagcatcagccgcgttcctttttttccccctcctttccttggTGCTGAAACTCTCTTTTTCTCGTCGTTTGGACTCCGGCCACGGAAAAGGGGGacaggaaaagaggagaagaaacaccatgaagtgttaaaaaaaagacagacagacagcaagaAAACCAAACAATCCTTTTCAAACCAACGAGGAACTGCTAAGGAACCTTTTTCCCTATAAAACTGCGGTTGCGAagctgcagagagagagagagaaagagagagagggaagagagagagccaCGAGCGCGCacaggagaaaggggagggaagagagagtgagagagaggggaggggggggagaagagagaaagaaaaacgaAAGAAACCCAGGCGGCCGGATGCAAAAGGCGAGCAAATAGCACGAGCGAGGAGGCAGCCAGGCACGGCCGCTCACGGGTTGCCGGCTGCAGCCGAGCGGGCTCTTTGTCAGGGGAGCCTCCGAGCCCGGGGTGCgaggcgctgctgctgctgctgctggctgaTCCCGGCTCGCCCAGGCGCCGgcagagcgagcgagcgagcggaggaggaggaggcggcggcgaggGAGCCGGACAGCAGCTTCCCGAGGCTTCTGCGAGCCGACCAGCAAACTGGCTCATCCGCTGGCAAGTCAGAGCAGCCCCCTGGCTCCGGGAGCGCACCCTTTCTGGAGGacgggcggcggtggcggcggcggtgttggcggcggcggtggcaaaaggatggcatcggacctggcccTGCACAGCGCCGACCTGCCCACTAGTCCCTTGGCCATGGAATATGTTAATGACTTCGATCTGATGAAGTTTGAAGTGAAAAAGGAGCCGGTGGAGACGGACCGCATCATCAGCCAGTGCGGCCGCTTGATCGCTGGGGGATCGCTCTCGTCCACCCCGATGAGCACGCCGTGCAGCTCGGTGCCTCCCTCGCCCAGCTTCTCGGCCCCCAGCCCGGGCTCCGGCGGCAGCGACCAAAAGACCCACTTGGAAGACTACTACTGGATGACCGGCTACCCGCAGCAGCTCAACCCGGAGGCCCTGGGCTTCAGCCCGGAAGACGCCGTGGAAGCGCTGATCAACAACAGCCACCACCAGCTCCAGAACGCGGCGGCCGCGGCCGGCTTCGAAGGCTATGCGAGAGGGCAGCAGCTGTCCgtgggcggcggcggaggaggaggcggcggaggaggcggaggaggcggcGGATCGGGGGGATCCATGCCGCCGGACGAGATCGGCTCGGCGGCCGCCGTGGTGTCGGCGGTGATCGCGGCCGCCGCGgcgcagcaacagcaacagcagaaCGGCGGCGCGCCCCattatcaccaccaccatcaccatcacccgcccggccaccaccaccaccatcatccgcAGCCGCAACCGCCGGGCAGCGTGCCGTCTTCGGCCAGCAGcactagcagcagcagcagcggcggcagcggGGGAGGCGGCGGGGGCCTCCACCACCAGCACCacggtggcagcggcggcggcggcggcttgcATTTCGACGACCGCTTCTCGGACGAGCAGCTGGTGACCATGTCGGTGCGAGAACTCAACCGGCAGCTGCGGGGCGTCAGCAAGGAAGAGGTGATCCGGCTGAAACAGAAACGACGGACCCTGAAAAACCGGGGCTACGCGCAGTCCTGCCGCTTCAAGCGGGTCCAGCAACGGCACGTCTTGGAATCGGAGAAGAACCAGTTGCTCCAACAAGTGGAACATCTGAAGCAGGAAATCTCCAGGCTGGTCCGGGAGAGGGACGCCTACAAGGAAAAATACGAGAAATTGGTCAGCAGCGGGTTCCGGGAAAACGGATCCAGCAGCGACAATCCCTCTTCTCCAGAATTTTTCATGTGAGTTGTGgtcttctctcccacccaccccacccacctaTCCAACAACCCATAGACCCGGCCCGCGAACCCCCTTCGCTCCGACAGCCTCTCGCCCACTCGTCAGAGCACACACGCAGACACACACGAGCGAGCGAACACGTGCGTAAAAGTTCCTAAGGctggaggaagaaggggggggaggtcAGCCAGTTGGTGTCCCCCCTCCCTGTTAATTATTGTTAACTCGGGCCATCCAAATACTGCCTGCTATGTACATACCATCATTATCATCCTATTCTGTTTAAAAGAATAGTGGCAACTTTGGGTGGTACTTTTTAAAGTGGACTGACTCAGATCATGGTCAACCTTACAAGGTCCtgacctttctctccctttccagccgcgtttgtgtgtgtgtctgtgtgtctgcaaTCCAACTTCCATCAACTCATCTGAAGTttgctcagtttttttttttaatctgttctatccaaaatacaaaacaccCATTTTGCCACCCCGAATTCTTCCTGTGGGGTATGAACTTCAGAAATAGCTAGGTGCATATTGATATGGCTGTATTCATATACCCGTGAATGCAGGCATATTTCAAGGACCTTTTACTGAACTATTTAAAGAAAGTGTTAGACTTCAGATGGCCAAATTTTCATCTGTGGTTGAACTAAACCTAGTTCATTCACTAAATCTACCTGCCCAAATGGAGCCTTGATCAACTTCTCATGTGTTCATGATGTGATCTTTGGCCTTAAGCTGCCAGTGAACTGAGTCTGCTTTTAGTAACCCATCCTCATCTCATGCATTATTATGCTTACTAGTTTGTCTTGCATCAATTAACTgtataaatatttcaaaagactatgggggagagagaaaaaagacattATATTGATAAATGCCCTGCATGCTGGACATGTacggattttttttcccttttgcttggATATGGACTTTGGAGATATATATAATGGCATGTCATTCATTCTTTTAAGTTGTATTTCTTCACCActtttttgaactgaaagcaAAAAAAGTGCAACTTTTTTTGAGTCTTCCTTACCCATTCAAGTTTGCATCTTGGAAACTGCTTTGAGTGGCCCCATCTCTCAAACTTCAGACTTCTTTTTaatgaattgcaaaaaaaaacatcTCTTCTCGCTCTCTCATatgtaaaacaaaaacagaagagtGGATTGTGATTACAGTATTACAGGAAAACAAGAACTttggaaagaagttttaaaacttATGCTTTAAAAAATTGCTGCAATTTGTTGGATTTTACATGATATTGTTGCTTAAAGCAGTCTAAACTTTATTTTGGAATGATCTACCCTCTTtcctcccccaccctttttttgttcctttttgcatTTGGTCATTGTCAAACGTGCAATGCTATGGGATCCTGGTATATATAATTTAATTCAAGCTTTTATTGTCTGTTAGTTCAGTTCAAATGTACGCAACAGATAAAGGAATGTTATAGATAATTTGAAAAAAGTTAGGTCTGTTTAGAAGTaggtctctctttttttaaatggtgCACTAAATTGTTCACTGTTGTGATGTTAAAAGGAGTAGAATATAAAgtgggacttttttttaaaaaagtagcttATGCAGCATGTGATTGCAACTTAACTATAAGTTGGGTATGTGTAGATCTTGCTATGCCACCAACTGTATTTGGAAACCAAAGTATTAAAAGGGGAGTATCCCTGTTTATATGAATAGGGTTATTTTGTGTTCAAAATGTAacattggggttttttggggggtggattTAAATATTAGGGACTGAATTGCACTAAGATATAACCTGAAGCAAAATATAAACCATTGCAAACTTGTCTAGGATGCTAATACCATTTACAAAGATGGCATTACTgctcaattttttaaataatgcagaTTTTTTTACAGTTGTATTGTGGTGCAGAACTGGATTTTCTGTAACTTCACAAATTCACAAAGTTTTAAAGGCATTAATCAGCAAATTTTATTGTCAGGGACTGATActcctgtcttttaaaaaaatggaaagtaaataccacaataaatataaaaaaatcttgTCAGTTATTTTTCCTCTTGACATATTTTGCTGTGCAAAATTGTTTTATATCTTAAGTTACCAACTAATCACGTGTGATGTTCCTTATgtgttttcctttcatttttcaaCTCTATGGTTATATCAAAAAGGAGGAATATTCTACTATAATAAACTGCATTTTTGATTCTGTACTGAGTTTCATTAGTTTATAGCTTTGAAGTATCTATTTAAACATAGTATCTGGGGGTGGTGGACAGATGTTTAGATAAATTAATCTGAGCAGATAATTTaaatatgtgtgtgagagagctgAGAATTGACAAGGTAAAATATAACCGCTCTAAAACAAAAATACCATTTCATTTTCTCCTAGGCAGATGAAAAGGAAAGACTCTTTAACTTATAACaagttttataattattttaaagcgATCCTATGAATTTCTTGCTAGTTattattgcaataataataacaacaacaattaaaaagAGCCATTCAAACAAAACAAGCCCCCCTCACTCCCCCAAAATAGTTCAgctgcttttggggggaaataaagAACTTTGCAGCCAGGGACATTATGTCAAATATGTGGGCATATTGTAAGAGTTACTACTATAATTGATTTCTTTTAGATTGAAGCTACAGGGACAGATGATTAAAGCTGAAACTAGTATTCAAAGAAGTCATGAAACAAATTTGGTGACTCTCAAATTTGTGAAGAGAGAATCACAATTTCCCTATTGTGCATAATTACACAcgcaaacacatacacatacacaagcCCCCTTTGAAACAGGTTGCTATTCTTTCCTCTTCCCTAAAATCTCTAACTTGCAGCAAGGTAAGGCCTGTGAAGGTggctatttaaaagtcaaaaaTTCCATATAGGCTGACCTTtcttaattttagctttagttgtttcagttccatttttttaaacaaaataataataattttacaaaAGTATTCTCGTTTATGTATGGGACATTCTGCTAGCCAGATTTTGtcccatctattttttttttctcagaggaagattttaaaaaaataaaataaagtagcacatgtatataatatttttttaaaaaaaatacaaaatcttgTTTTCAAGGAGAAGATTGGAACTCTGtctctttcctttgtttttgtaattttgttttaaTCTATGAAATGGTTAAAGCAGCAACATTCCTATAACTTAACTATAATACCATTTTATGCAGGGAGAGAAGTAAATTccctatctagatcccttccaaagAAAGCAGGacaggggaagaagagaaagaggagagaaagaaagagagaaacaaatttCTTCTAAGAGTATAGTTTTAGGTCTTTAGCATCCTACTAGTGAAAAGCAGGTAGGTTTAAAAAAACAGACCTTGTTTTAAATTTACAGCTCAATTTCTAGAGATTCCAAGATGCTGCTCCTAAGGCTGTCAAAGCCGCAAGGTCAAAGGTCATTAGGCTTTGAAACAAAGCAACACCCCGTGTCTTGTACAAAAGTAGAGGGGGGGCAAATGCATCTCATTTCTCATTATTTTTTGCTTTGGCTTTAGCTCTTGCTTGCACAGGAAACTTAGCTGCAGTCAATCcagctgaaaaataaatattaatccaGTAGCTAGTCCTCTTTTAGCTCTACTCCACGCTGATGAGATTGGAAGCAAGAAAGGGGTCCGTGCATCTACAGAGGACTATATTCTTCCTGCTTGGTAATAGTTATGTCCTTTAGAACTTGACCTTCCAATAATTCAGGCATAGCTCCCTTTCAGCCTTCTCCAGACAGGTTAATATGTAATCAATGGGTAAACTGCCTGCCATTGGCCTATCAGAAAATGATTGTCTCCTATAAAGATAGTAGGGTTTTCTCCCTCCCTgtatctcccttc from Thamnophis elegans isolate rThaEle1 chromosome 14, rThaEle1.pri, whole genome shotgun sequence includes:
- the MAF gene encoding transcription factor Maf, yielding MASDLALHSADLPTSPLAMEYVNDFDLMKFEVKKEPVETDRIISQCGRLIAGGSLSSTPMSTPCSSVPPSPSFSAPSPGSGGSDQKTHLEDYYWMTGYPQQLNPEALGFSPEDAVEALINNSHHQLQNAAAAAGFEGYARGQQLSVGGGGGGGGGGGGGGGGSGGSMPPDEIGSAAAVVSAVIAAAAAQQQQQQNGGAPHYHHHHHHHPPGHHHHHHPQPQPPGSVPSSASSTSSSSSGGSGGGGGGLHHQHHGGSGGGGGLHFDDRFSDEQLVTMSVRELNRQLRGVSKEEVIRLKQKRRTLKNRGYAQSCRFKRVQQRHVLESEKNQLLQQVEHLKQEISRLVRERDAYKEKYEKLVSSGFRENGSSSDNPSSPEFFMYPRESSTTVM